A section of the Oncorhynchus gorbuscha isolate QuinsamMale2020 ecotype Even-year linkage group LG04, OgorEven_v1.0, whole genome shotgun sequence genome encodes:
- the LOC124034258 gene encoding LOW QUALITY PROTEIN: squamous cell carcinoma antigen recognized by T-cells 3-like (The sequence of the model RefSeq protein was modified relative to this genomic sequence to represent the inferred CDS: inserted 2 bases in 1 codon) yields MAATGDADETHLQDMEEEAVMENEMDSDEEEGLGIENSDDEIDNSSEDEKENEAEIQRLEEQLSINAFDYNCHVDLIKLLRQEGELPRLRKARQKMSELFPLTEEIWLDWLKDEIHLTEEEPNREKVYELFETAMKDYICPEIWLEYAQYSIGGMGLPGGMEKVRSIFERALTAVGLHMTKGATVWEAYREFENAILATVQPPPGSVPTREQQELLNAQLERIHTLFRRQLSIPLMDMDGTYAEYEEWSDQGVSDTVSQKYKGALKEMEKSKPYEETLMIAEPPKLAEYQTYIDYEQKEGDPARIQIIFERALSENCLVPDMWAKYTKYLDRQLKIKDLVLSSHDRAVRNCPWTMGLWKNYLLALERHGADHHTISDVFERALNAGFIQATDYVNIWEAYLDYLRRRVDFSKESSRELEELRAAFTRSLDYMKQDVEERFSESGDPSCTIMQVWAKIEALHCKNMQKARELWDSIMTKGNAKFANMWLEYYNLERSYGDALHCRKALHRAVQCTSDYPEHVCEVLLTFERVEGSLEDWDAAVQKTETRLNRVNEQRAKVTDKEAHVARQVEEKTEQRRRAKADKKNQKKGQKGSRPGEKRKAEDKDYEDEWGEESEQPPKRHRREGDQGFRGGYSGAEEFMGTESGLFGRRAPPGRRQEPPGTKRGQQVAPATVLKTQEDDPELRKDDCSVFISNLAFTMEDPEKRLKKLFEPCGPVQSVRPVYAAKGXFRGYCYVQFEGKASVVEALKMDRQEVEGRPMFVSPCVDKNKNPDFKVFKYNTNLEKHKIFISGLPFSCTKEQLEELCKVHGTIKDIRLVTNRSGKPKGLAYVEFGDESQASQAVLKLDGTVLQEHTLSVAISNPPRRNTADKPCFSRPVGAMMPRSMVYGSRGKGRTQLSLLPRSLHRQTGSESKAENGTAPKPTGGASGDAGIEAQAKPLSNSDFAKMLFKK; encoded by the exons ATGGCAGCAACGGGGGACGCAGATGAGACTCATTTGCAAGACATGGAGGAAGAGGCAGTGATGGAAAATGAAATggattcagatgaagaggagggttTGGGAATTGAAAATTCCGACGATGAAATAGACAATTCATCAGAAGACGAAAAAGAGAATGAAGCCGAAATTCAGCGTTTGGAGGAGCAG CTGTCCATCAATGCATTTGATTACAACTGTCATGTGGACCTCATAAAACTCCTGAGGCAGGAGGGGGAGCTGCCTCGGCTGCGTAAGGCAAGGCAGAAGATGAGTGAGCTCTTCCCACTCACTGAAG AGATTTGGCTGGACTGGCTCAAGGATGAGATCCACCTAACAGAAGAGGAGCCGAACCGGGAGAAAGTCTATGAGCTCTTTGAGACGGCTATGAAAGATTATATCT GCCCTGAAATCTGGCTGGAATATGCCCAATACTCTATCGGGGGCATGGGACTGCCTGGTGGGATGGAGAAGGTGAGGTCCATCTTTGAGAGAGCCCTGACAGCTGTGGGGCTGCACATGACCAAGGGGGCGACAGTGTGGGAGGCCTACAGGGAGTTTGAGAACGCCATACTGGCAACAGTTCAG CCGCCCCCTGGCAGCGTTCCCACCCGCGAGCAGCAGGAGCTTCTGAACGCTCAGCTCGAGCGCATCCACACTCTGTTCCGCCGCCAGCTGTCCATCCCCTTAATGG ACATGGACGGAACATATGCAGAGTATGAGGAGTGGTCTGACCAGGGGGTGTCTGATACAGTCTCCCAGAAGTACAAGGGGGCCCTGAAAGAAATGGAGAAGAGCAAGCCTTATGAGGAGACTCTG ATGATAGCTGAGCCACCCAAGCTGGCAGAGTATCAGACCTACATTGACTATGAGCAAAAGGAAGGTGACCCAGCACGGATCCAGATCATCTTTGAGCGGGCATTATCAGAAAACTGCCTGGTACCAGACATGTGGGCAAAGTACACCAAATACCTG GACCGCCAACTGAAGATCAAAGACCTGGTCCTGTCCTCTCACGACCGTGCGGTCAGGAACTGCCCCTGGACTATGGGCCTGTGGAAGAACTACCTGCTGGCCCTGGAGAGGCATGGGGCTGACCACCACACTATCTCAG ATGTTTTTGAAAGGGCCCTGAATGCTGGTTTCATACAAGCCACAGATTACGTGAATATCTGGGAAGCGTACCTTGATTACCTGAGGCGGCGCGTCGATTTCAGTAAAG AGTCGAGCAGAGAGCTGGAGGAGCTGCGGGCAGCCTTCACCCGGTCCCTGGACTATATGAAACAGGATGTGGAAGAGA GGTTTAGTGAAAGTGGAGACCCCTCTTGTACTATCATGCAGGTCTGGGCAAAGATAGAG GCCTTGCATTGTAAGAACATGCAGAAGGCCAGAGAACTGTGGGACAGCATCATGACAAAAGGGAACGCCAAATTCGCCAACATGTGGTTGGAGTACTATAACCTGGAGAG GTCGTACGGAGATGCTCTCCACTGCAGGAAAGCCCTCCACAGGGCCGTCCAGTGTACCTCCGACTACCCAGAGCATGTGTGCGAGGTCCTGCTCACCTTTGAGAGGGTTGAGG GTTCTCTGGAGGACTGGGATGCAGCGGTGCAGAAGACTGAGACGCGGCTgaacagagtcaatgagcagagGGCCAAG GTGACAGACAAAGAGGCCCATGTGGCTCGACAGGTGGAGGAGAAGACTGAACAGCGGCGGAGGGCCAAGGCAGACAAGAAGAACCAGAAGAAGGGCCAGAAAGGCAGCAGACCTGGAGAGAAGCGGAAGGCAGAGGACAAGGATTACGAGGATGAGTGGGGAGAGGAATCGG AGCAACCTCCAAAGAGGCACCGAAGGGAGGGCGACCAAGGCTTCAGGGGGGGATATAGTGGTGCTGAGGAGTTCATGGGGACAGAGAGTGGGCTGTTTGGGAGGAGAGCCCCCCCTGGCCGCAGACAGGAACCCCCTGGCACTAAGAGGGGCCAGCAGGTGGCGCCAGCCACTGTATTGAAGACCCAGGAAGACGACCCCGAGCTACGCAAGGATGACTGCAGTGTGTTTATCAGTAACCTGGCCTTCACCATGGAGGATCCAGAGAAGAGGCTGAAGAAGTTGTTTGAGCCCTGTGGTCCTGTCCAGTCAGTGCGTCCCGTCTATGCTGCCAAGGG TTTCAGAGGGTACTGCTACGTACAGTTTGAGGGCAAGGCGTCTGTGGTCGAGGCCCTGAAGATGGACCGGCAAGAGGTGGAAGGCAGGCCCATGTTCGTATCACCCTGTGTGGATAAAAACAAGAACCCTGATTTTAAG GTGTTTAAGTACAACACAAACCTAGAGAAACACAAGATCTTTATCTCGGGCCTGCCCTTTTCCTGCACCAAGGAGCAGCTAGAGGAGCTGTGCAAGGTTCATGGCACCATTAAAGACATCCGCTTGGTCACCAACCGCTCAGGCAAACCCAAG GGTCTGGCGTACGTGGAGTTTGGGGATGAGTCTCAGGCCTCCCAGGCCGTGCTGAAGTTGGATGGCACAGTACTACAGGAACACACACTCTCTGTTGCCATTAGCAACCCGCCTCGCAGAAACACTGCGGACAAGCCTTGCTTCAGTAGACCCGTGGGAGCCATGATGCCCCGGTCTATGGTCTATGGATC GAGGGGAAAAGGGCGCACCCAGCTCTCATTACTCCCTCGTTCACTACATCGGCAGACTGGATCAGAAAGTAAAGCAGAGAATGGGACTGCACCTAAACCCACAGGGGGCGCATCTGGAGATGCTGGGATTGAAGCACAAGCCAAGCCCTTGTCTAATTCAGACTTTGCTAAAATGCTTTTCAAAAAGTGA